A genome region from Nocardia sp. NBC_01730 includes the following:
- the zwf gene encoding glucose-6-phosphate dehydrogenase: protein MAGTASTGKPAAIAWKNPLRDKRDKRLPRIAGPCSMVIFGVTGDLSRKKLMPAIYDLANRGLLPPGFALVGFARRDYTDEDFAAVVLDAVRSHARTPFRQEVWDQLAEGIRFVQGSFDDDAAFAVLADTLATLDKERGTGGNHAFYLSIPPNMFPVVLDQLSEYGMAQPTGTDDTGRKPWRRVVIEKPFGHDLESAQELNALVNRVFPEETVFRIDHYLGKETVQNILALRFANQLFDPIWNANYVDHVQITMAEDIGLGGRAGYYDGIGAARDVIQNHLLQLLALTAMEEPISFEPKQLQTEKIKVLSATKLVEPLDETTARGQYAEGWQGGEHVVGLLDEEGFDPQSRTETYAAITLEVDTRRWASVPFYLRTGKRLGRRVSEIAVIFKRAPHLPFDQTMTEELGQNALVIRVQPDEGITMRFGSKVPGSGMEVRDVNMDFSYGEAFTESSPEAYERLILDVLLGVPSLFPVNAEVELSWRILDPALERWATEGKPEPYEAGTWGPPSADEILARTGREWRRP from the coding sequence ATGGCTGGTACAGCATCCACGGGAAAACCAGCGGCGATCGCCTGGAAGAACCCGCTCCGCGACAAGCGGGACAAACGACTCCCGCGCATCGCGGGGCCGTGCAGCATGGTGATCTTCGGCGTCACCGGTGATCTGTCCCGGAAGAAACTGATGCCGGCCATCTACGACTTGGCGAACCGGGGGCTGCTACCCCCGGGCTTCGCCTTGGTCGGCTTCGCCCGCCGTGACTACACGGACGAGGACTTCGCCGCGGTCGTCCTCGACGCGGTGCGGTCGCACGCGCGCACCCCTTTCCGTCAGGAGGTCTGGGACCAGCTCGCCGAGGGGATCCGATTCGTGCAGGGCAGCTTCGATGACGACGCGGCGTTCGCCGTCCTCGCCGACACCCTGGCCACTCTGGACAAGGAGCGCGGTACCGGCGGCAATCACGCCTTCTACCTGTCGATTCCGCCGAACATGTTCCCCGTCGTGCTCGATCAGCTCTCCGAATACGGGATGGCACAGCCGACCGGCACCGACGACACGGGCCGCAAACCGTGGCGGCGCGTGGTGATCGAGAAGCCTTTCGGGCATGACCTGGAAAGCGCCCAGGAACTCAACGCGCTGGTCAACCGGGTATTCCCGGAAGAGACGGTGTTCCGCATCGACCACTATCTCGGCAAGGAGACGGTGCAGAACATCCTGGCACTGCGCTTCGCCAACCAGCTGTTCGACCCGATCTGGAATGCCAACTACGTCGACCACGTGCAGATCACCATGGCCGAGGACATCGGATTGGGCGGGCGCGCAGGCTATTACGACGGCATCGGCGCTGCGCGCGACGTGATCCAGAACCATTTGCTGCAGCTGCTCGCGCTCACCGCCATGGAGGAGCCGATCAGCTTCGAACCCAAGCAACTGCAGACCGAGAAGATCAAAGTGCTTTCGGCGACCAAGCTCGTCGAGCCGCTGGACGAGACCACCGCGCGCGGCCAGTACGCAGAGGGCTGGCAGGGCGGCGAGCACGTGGTGGGCTTGCTGGACGAGGAAGGGTTCGACCCGCAGTCGCGCACCGAGACCTATGCCGCGATCACCCTCGAGGTCGACACCCGCCGCTGGGCAAGCGTCCCGTTCTACCTGCGCACCGGAAAACGGCTGGGCCGCAGGGTGTCCGAGATCGCGGTGATCTTCAAGCGGGCGCCGCACTTGCCGTTCGATCAGACCATGACCGAGGAACTGGGGCAGAACGCGCTGGTCATCCGGGTACAGCCGGACGAAGGCATCACCATGCGGTTCGGCTCGAAGGTGCCAGGCTCCGGCATGGAAGTACGTGACGTCAACATGGACTTCAGCTACGGCGAGGCGTTCACCGAGTCCTCCCCCGAGGCCTACGAGCGCCTGATCCTCGACGTGCTGCTCGGGGTGCCGTCGCTGTTCCCGGTGAACGCGGAGGTCGAATTGTCCTGGCGCATTCTGGATCCGGCGCTCGAGCGCTGGGCGACCGAAGGCAAACCGGAGCCGTACGAAGCGGGCACCTGGGGTCCCCCCTCCGCCGACGAGATACTCGCCCGCACCGGGCGCGAATGGCGGCGACCGTGA
- the opcA gene encoding glucose-6-phosphate dehydrogenase assembly protein OpcA has translation MIIDMPETTTGEVTKRLVQLRESNGVITMGRVLTLVVCTLDSSEAEDAIDAANDASREHPCRVVVLARGDREAATRLDAQIRVGGDAGAAEVIVLRLQGDLVNHENSVVIPFLLPDTPVVAWWPRGAPEFPSRDAVGRLATRRITDATFAADPQATIKKRLASYASGDTDLAWSRITYWRALLAAALDEPPFQPVESVTVSGLRNEPALDMLAGWLAARLGCPVRRRSGALRVEVHRPSVDFAIERPQTGRTATVTRTGDPDQRIALARRETRDCLAEELRRLDADDIYAEALAGIEKVSYE, from the coding sequence GTGATCATCGACATGCCGGAGACCACGACCGGCGAGGTCACAAAACGCTTGGTGCAGCTACGCGAGAGCAACGGCGTGATCACCATGGGCCGGGTGCTCACCCTGGTGGTGTGCACGCTGGACAGCTCCGAGGCCGAAGACGCGATCGACGCCGCGAACGACGCCAGCCGCGAGCATCCCTGTCGCGTCGTGGTGCTCGCGCGCGGCGACCGGGAGGCCGCGACCCGACTGGACGCGCAGATCCGCGTTGGCGGCGACGCGGGCGCGGCGGAGGTGATAGTGCTTCGGCTGCAAGGTGATCTGGTCAACCACGAGAACAGCGTCGTCATCCCGTTCCTGCTGCCGGACACGCCGGTGGTCGCCTGGTGGCCGCGCGGCGCACCGGAGTTCCCGTCCAGGGACGCGGTGGGTCGTCTGGCGACCCGGCGCATCACCGACGCCACGTTCGCGGCCGACCCGCAGGCGACGATCAAGAAGCGACTCGCCTCCTACGCGAGCGGCGACACCGACCTGGCCTGGAGCCGGATCACCTACTGGCGCGCGCTGCTGGCCGCCGCGTTGGACGAACCGCCGTTCCAACCGGTGGAGTCGGTGACGGTGTCCGGGCTACGCAACGAACCCGCACTGGACATGCTGGCAGGCTGGCTGGCCGCCCGGCTCGGCTGCCCGGTTCGCCGCCGCTCGGGCGCGCTGCGCGTGGAAGTACACCGCCCGTCGGTCGACTTCGCGATCGAGCGGCCGCAGACCGGCCGCACCGCGACGGTCACCCGCACCGGCGACCCGGATCAGCGGATCGCACTGGCGCGCAGGGAGACTCGCGACTGCCTCGCCGAGGAACTACGCAGGCTGGATGCCGACGATATCTACGCGGAGGCCCTGGCCGGAATCGAGAAGGTGAGCTATGAGTGA
- the pgl gene encoding 6-phosphogluconolactonase: MSDHTDSEFPSDTVEVHLDADALVAAAAARFVAIVVAAQAERGSASVVLTGGGTGIGLLEQVRKTPGDIDWSRLDVFWGDERFVPTGDPERNDLQARQVLLDHVPLDSARVHPVASSDGEYPDPVEAAAEYSAAVHAYLAEHGAFDLHLLGMGGEGHVNSLFPHTDAVRAEHELVVAVTDSPKPPPVRVTLTLPAIRRARHVVLVVGGAAKAEAVAAAIAGADPVDIPAAGAMGTDSTTWLLDQDAAAALR, from the coding sequence ATGAGTGACCACACCGATTCGGAATTCCCCAGTGACACCGTCGAGGTCCATCTCGACGCCGACGCGCTGGTCGCCGCCGCGGCGGCACGATTTGTCGCGATCGTCGTCGCGGCCCAAGCCGAGCGCGGCTCCGCGTCGGTGGTGCTGACCGGCGGCGGGACCGGAATCGGACTGCTCGAACAAGTGCGCAAGACGCCCGGCGATATCGACTGGTCCCGGCTCGACGTGTTCTGGGGCGACGAGCGTTTCGTCCCCACCGGCGATCCGGAGCGCAACGATCTACAGGCCAGGCAAGTACTGCTCGACCACGTGCCGCTGGACTCGGCGCGGGTGCATCCGGTGGCATCCTCCGACGGTGAATACCCCGACCCGGTCGAGGCCGCCGCCGAGTACTCCGCGGCCGTGCATGCCTATCTCGCCGAGCACGGAGCGTTCGACCTGCATTTGCTCGGTATGGGCGGAGAAGGCCACGTGAACTCGCTGTTCCCCCACACCGACGCGGTGCGTGCGGAGCACGAACTCGTTGTCGCCGTGACGGATTCGCCGAAGCCGCCGCCGGTCCGGGTGACCCTGACCCTGCCCGCCATCCGCCGCGCCCGCCACGTGGTGCTGGTGGTGGGCGGCGCGGCCAAGGCCGAGGCGGTCGCCGCCGCCATCGCCGGTGCGGATCCGGTGGACATTCCGGCAGCGGGCGCCATGGGTACCGACTCCACCACGTGGCTGCTGGATCAGGACGCCGCGGCAGCGTTGCGCTGA
- a CDS encoding transketolase C-terminal domain-containing protein, whose amino-acid sequence MTDQAVDLDERFRTAISALTPQPKRPASQSIEPGSAITGEACLALFESQATSRHLDLAARRLGSARRGYYSIGSSGHEGNAALAAVLRVTDPALLHYRSGAFFVHRARQVRGLDPIRDVLLGVVAAAADPISGGRHKVFGSAAANVIPQTSTIASHLPRAVGLAFAIDRAARLGVSAQWPPDSVVLCSFGDASANHSTAAGAINAAIHTAHQGISMPILFVCEDNGIGISVPTPPDWIEQAYGDRPGLAFFSADGCDARDALTAGAAAAQWVRDRRTPAFLRLRTVRLLGHAGSDVEAAYRRPADIAADLLLDPVPATARLLIAAGVATPAEILERYHDLGHRVTAMAELVWREPKLTSAEAVTAPIGASRTALVRADVLRINALPAGAEPSRESPGSAAAQLGANRATPPDNPTTLAQAINHTLADLLARDRDVLVFGEDVGRKGGVYGVTKGLQKTFGARRVFDTLLDEQSVLGTALGAGLAGFVPIPEIQYLAYVHNAADQLRGEAATLSFFSDGRYRNPMVVRIAGYAYQKGFGGHFHNDNSIAALRDIPGLIIASPSRADDAAAMLRTCVSAARVDGRVCLYLEPIALYHTRDLHRPGDDGWLARATPAEHVEIGRARVYGDGADLTLVSFANGVPMSLRVAHRLAQRGLRARVLDLRWLAPLPVDDLLQHALATGRVLVADETRHSGGVSEAVCAALIDAGFEGRVARVTSEDSFVPLGPAADTVLLDETKIETAAGELLGEVTHAGPRHAGARGSREFDSTGE is encoded by the coding sequence ATGACCGATCAGGCAGTGGATCTGGACGAGCGGTTTCGCACCGCGATCTCGGCGCTCACCCCGCAGCCGAAGCGCCCGGCGAGTCAGTCGATCGAGCCGGGCAGCGCGATCACGGGTGAGGCGTGCCTCGCGCTGTTCGAATCGCAGGCGACGAGCAGACATCTCGACCTAGCGGCACGCCGGCTCGGCAGTGCCCGGCGCGGCTACTACAGCATCGGGTCCTCTGGTCACGAAGGCAATGCGGCGCTGGCCGCTGTCCTGCGGGTCACCGATCCCGCCCTGCTGCATTACCGGTCTGGGGCATTCTTCGTGCACCGGGCCCGCCAGGTGCGCGGCCTCGACCCGATCCGGGACGTGTTGCTCGGTGTGGTCGCCGCGGCGGCGGATCCGATTTCCGGTGGGCGGCACAAGGTCTTCGGCAGCGCGGCGGCGAACGTCATCCCGCAGACCTCCACGATCGCCTCGCACCTTCCGCGCGCGGTCGGGCTGGCGTTCGCGATCGACCGTGCGGCTCGGCTCGGCGTGTCCGCACAGTGGCCGCCGGATTCGGTGGTGCTGTGCAGTTTCGGTGACGCATCGGCGAACCACTCCACGGCGGCGGGCGCGATCAACGCCGCGATACACACCGCACACCAAGGGATTTCGATGCCGATCCTGTTCGTCTGCGAGGACAACGGTATCGGGATCAGCGTGCCGACGCCGCCGGACTGGATCGAGCAAGCGTACGGCGATCGGCCCGGCCTGGCGTTTTTCAGCGCGGACGGATGCGACGCGCGCGACGCACTGACGGCCGGAGCCGCCGCCGCGCAGTGGGTTCGGGACCGCCGCACGCCCGCGTTCCTGCGGCTGCGGACCGTTCGCTTGCTGGGCCACGCGGGTTCGGACGTCGAAGCGGCCTACCGCCGCCCCGCGGACATCGCCGCCGACCTGCTGCTCGATCCGGTGCCGGCGACGGCGCGGCTGCTGATCGCCGCCGGTGTGGCGACGCCCGCCGAGATCCTCGAGCGGTACCACGACCTGGGCCACCGGGTGACCGCGATGGCCGAACTCGTCTGGCGTGAGCCGAAACTCACCTCCGCCGAGGCGGTGACCGCCCCGATCGGAGCGTCCCGCACCGCGCTGGTGCGCGCCGATGTGCTCCGGATCAACGCACTCCCGGCCGGCGCGGAACCCAGCCGAGAATCACCGGGTAGCGCCGCAGCACAGCTTGGTGCGAACAGAGCGACGCCGCCGGACAATCCGACAACCCTCGCCCAAGCGATCAATCACACGCTCGCGGATCTGCTGGCCCGCGATCGAGACGTGCTCGTCTTCGGGGAGGATGTCGGCCGCAAAGGCGGGGTGTACGGCGTGACGAAGGGGTTGCAGAAGACATTCGGTGCGCGCCGCGTGTTCGACACCCTGCTGGACGAGCAGAGCGTCCTCGGCACCGCGCTCGGCGCGGGACTGGCCGGATTCGTGCCGATCCCGGAGATCCAGTACCTCGCCTACGTGCACAACGCCGCCGACCAGCTGCGTGGCGAAGCGGCCACGCTGTCGTTCTTCTCCGATGGCCGCTACCGGAACCCGATGGTGGTCCGGATCGCCGGGTACGCCTACCAGAAGGGCTTCGGCGGCCACTTTCACAACGACAACTCGATCGCGGCGCTGCGCGACATCCCCGGCTTGATCATCGCGTCCCCCTCCCGCGCCGACGACGCCGCGGCCATGCTGCGCACTTGTGTTTCCGCGGCCAGGGTGGACGGCAGGGTATGTCTGTACCTGGAGCCCATCGCGCTTTATCACACCCGCGACCTGCACCGGCCCGGCGACGACGGCTGGCTCGCACGCGCGACGCCCGCCGAGCACGTCGAGATCGGCCGGGCCCGCGTCTACGGCGACGGCGCCGACCTGACCCTCGTCAGCTTCGCAAACGGCGTGCCGATGAGCCTGCGCGTCGCGCACCGCTTGGCCCAGCGCGGCCTCCGCGCACGCGTGCTCGACCTGCGCTGGCTCGCGCCGCTGCCGGTGGACGATCTGCTCCAGCACGCACTCGCGACCGGCCGTGTCCTGGTCGCGGACGAAACCCGCCACAGCGGCGGCGTGTCTGAGGCGGTGTGCGCCGCTCTGATCGACGCGGGTTTCGAGGGGCGCGTCGCACGGGTCACCAGCGAGGACAGTTTCGTCCCGCTGGGACCGGCTGCCGACACGGTGCTGCTCGACGAGACCAAGATCGAGACCGCGGCGGGCGAACTCCTCGGCGAGGTAACCCACGCGGGCCCGCGGCACGCCGGAGCGCGGGGTTCCCGGGAATTCGATTCGACGGGGGAATAG
- a CDS encoding DUF7691 family protein gives MSYCLSIYVVELDRIKGAIGSRDDKLRRMIGGRFKAQLTHDDDWFAEEIANGAPTRYDAVRAVIGGGPFDPSYGFQYGYAYQTICQFYGRFVDNRYFSAFRGRWLDHIDDGLATLGIKAISVRAFMYHSLPPALPQPDDLPGYGEWTPEQCAEALVQWESTTPPQREEIDHEVLAAIESCIAWIREAQARPGWGIAGFFF, from the coding sequence ATGAGCTATTGCCTGAGCATCTATGTCGTCGAACTGGACCGGATCAAGGGCGCCATCGGGTCCAGGGACGACAAGCTCCGGCGCATGATCGGCGGCCGGTTCAAGGCCCAGCTGACCCACGACGACGACTGGTTCGCTGAGGAGATCGCGAACGGCGCACCCACCCGCTACGACGCGGTGCGCGCCGTCATCGGGGGCGGCCCTTTCGACCCGTCATACGGGTTCCAATACGGCTATGCCTACCAAACGATCTGCCAGTTCTACGGCAGGTTCGTGGACAACCGGTACTTCTCCGCGTTCCGCGGTCGCTGGCTCGATCACATCGATGACGGGCTGGCCACGCTCGGCATCAAGGCGATCAGCGTCCGCGCCTTCATGTACCACTCGCTGCCACCCGCACTGCCCCAGCCCGACGACCTGCCCGGCTACGGCGAATGGACCCCTGAGCAATGTGCTGAAGCCCTGGTCCAGTGGGAATCGACCACGCCACCACAGCGCGAAGAGATCGACCACGAGGTGCTGGCCGCCATCGAATCCTGTATCGCATGGATCAGGGAGGCCCAGGCCCGCCCCGGTTGGGGTATCGCCGGGTTCTTCTTCTGA
- a CDS encoding alpha/beta fold hydrolase encodes MELTHRFVTTHGIRIHVAEQGEGESVIFCHGFPHTWYIWHRQLPAVAAAGYRAIAPDLRGYGQTEVPAELEAYTNRAVCEDLLGLLDDLGAEQAVFVGLDFGAALVWELALRAPERVRGIIVLNNPFAPRPPRAPSQLWAKAAARHFLHLDYFQAPGVADAELGARPREFLARVYHALSADYHYLDTWRFPAAGNGYLDVLPTAPALPWRWLGEDELETLAQDFERTGFTGGLNWYRSLDRNWELTADYAGAKVTVPAYFLYGDRDPDMEGFSGRDPLTTMREHVPDLREVTEIANAGHLVQLERAEEVNRLITGYLRHLVAHPSGIPA; translated from the coding sequence GTGGAGTTGACTCATCGGTTCGTGACGACCCACGGCATCCGGATACACGTCGCCGAGCAGGGGGAGGGCGAGTCGGTGATCTTCTGCCACGGCTTCCCGCACACCTGGTACATCTGGCACCGCCAGCTGCCCGCGGTCGCCGCGGCGGGCTATCGCGCCATCGCGCCGGACCTGCGCGGCTACGGGCAGACCGAGGTCCCCGCCGAACTCGAGGCATACACGAATCGTGCGGTGTGCGAGGACCTGCTGGGTTTGCTCGACGACCTCGGCGCCGAGCAGGCGGTGTTCGTCGGACTGGACTTCGGCGCCGCGCTGGTGTGGGAGCTGGCGCTGCGGGCACCGGAGCGGGTGCGCGGCATCATCGTCCTGAACAACCCGTTCGCACCGCGTCCACCGCGAGCGCCCTCACAGCTGTGGGCGAAGGCGGCCGCGCGACACTTCCTGCACCTGGACTACTTTCAGGCACCAGGCGTCGCCGACGCGGAGCTCGGCGCGCGTCCGCGCGAATTCCTTGCCCGCGTGTACCACGCCCTCAGCGCCGACTACCACTACCTGGACACCTGGCGTTTCCCGGCAGCAGGCAACGGCTACCTCGACGTGCTTCCCACAGCCCCCGCACTGCCGTGGCGGTGGCTGGGCGAGGACGAATTGGAGACTCTGGCACAGGATTTCGAGCGCACCGGGTTCACCGGCGGATTGAACTGGTACCGAAGCCTGGATCGCAACTGGGAACTGACGGCCGACTACGCGGGAGCGAAGGTCACCGTCCCGGCTTACTTCCTGTACGGCGATCGCGACCCCGACATGGAAGGCTTCAGCGGCCGAGACCCGCTGACGACCATGCGTGAGCACGTCCCCGACCTGCGTGAAGTGACCGAGATCGCGAACGCGGGCCACCTGGTGCAGCTGGAACGCGCCGAGGAGGTCAACAGGCTGATCACCGGCTATCTGCGCCACCTCGTCGCGCACCCGTCCGGCATCCCGGCCTGA
- a CDS encoding SDR family NAD(P)-dependent oxidoreductase has translation MSGIPDGLEGKIAVVTGASRGIGKGIALELGAAGATVFVTGRSATKGRIPGTVHETAAEIDAAGGVGIPFVCDHRDDDAVERLFERIRTEHGRLDVLVNNVYNSPAAARWLGKPFWEVPPAAWDESFDVGVRSHYVASFFAAPLLIESGGLIVNISSPGARRYMHNAVYGVAKTALDRLTADMAHNLAGTDVTVVSVWPGIVDTELLQMVPADATGQRLVTLPGEGTFDLAEAETPRFPGRAVVALATDAGRRARTGLPWQVADLAVVYGFTDIDGRVPRID, from the coding sequence GTGAGCGGAATACCCGACGGGCTCGAAGGCAAGATCGCGGTAGTCACCGGCGCCAGCCGCGGCATAGGCAAGGGCATCGCGCTGGAATTGGGCGCTGCGGGCGCGACGGTGTTCGTCACCGGGCGCTCGGCGACGAAGGGGCGCATACCGGGCACCGTGCACGAAACCGCCGCCGAGATCGACGCGGCGGGCGGGGTCGGGATTCCGTTCGTCTGTGACCACCGGGACGATGACGCGGTCGAGCGGCTGTTCGAGCGGATCCGCACCGAGCACGGCCGGCTGGACGTGCTGGTGAACAACGTCTACAACTCCCCTGCCGCGGCACGCTGGCTCGGCAAGCCGTTCTGGGAGGTGCCGCCCGCGGCGTGGGATGAGAGCTTCGACGTGGGCGTCCGATCACATTACGTGGCAAGCTTCTTCGCCGCGCCGCTGCTGATCGAGTCGGGCGGGTTGATCGTCAACATCTCCTCCCCGGGCGCACGCAGGTATATGCACAATGCCGTATACGGCGTAGCGAAGACCGCGCTCGACCGGCTCACCGCCGACATGGCGCACAATCTCGCGGGCACCGACGTGACGGTCGTCTCGGTGTGGCCCGGGATCGTGGACACCGAACTGCTGCAGATGGTTCCGGCCGACGCAACCGGGCAGCGACTGGTCACCTTGCCCGGCGAAGGGACGTTCGACCTCGCCGAGGCGGAGACGCCCCGCTTCCCGGGCCGCGCGGTCGTCGCACTGGCCACCGACGCCGGGCGACGCGCACGCACCGGATTGCCCTGGCAGGTGGCGGATCTCGCCGTGGTCTACGGCTTCACCGACATCGACGGACGCGTTCCCCGCATCGACTGA
- the secG gene encoding preprotein translocase subunit SecG, giving the protein MRMFLDILLIITSVLLVLLVLLHRAKGGGLSSLFGGGVQSSLSGSTVVEKNLDRITIFTGAIWLIAILGIGLEIKFA; this is encoded by the coding sequence ATGCGGATGTTCCTGGATATCCTCCTGATCATCACCAGCGTGCTGCTGGTGCTGCTGGTGCTGCTGCACCGCGCCAAGGGTGGAGGTTTGTCCAGCCTGTTCGGCGGCGGCGTGCAGTCCAGCCTGTCCGGCTCGACCGTCGTGGAGAAGAACCTCGACCGCATCACCATCTTCACCGGGGCGATCTGGCTCATCGCCATTCTCGGCATCGGCCTGGAGATCAAGTTCGCCTGA
- a CDS encoding MFS transporter gives MNAAATTAPGSTWAPMRSPVYRALWIAQLVSNLGTWMQTVGAQWILVDQPNAAALVSFVQTAITLPVMLLAIPSGVIADLVDRRRLLLGAQSTMAVLATILAVSTATGHTTPGVLLTLLFLLGCGQALTAPAWQAIQPELVSREQIPAAAALGSMNINIGRAVGPALAGVLVSLSGPTLVFALNAVSFGGIVAVLTVWRRPAKDRRLPTERPLAALQAGTRFIRAAPAIRRVLLRSILFIAPASAVWALLPVIARDRLGLSSSGYGLMLGALGLGAVLGAAALSRLRSLLTPTQRLTTAAILFGLATAGTALLRVLPAVLVLLIFAGLAWLLAMSTMNSTMQLLLPAWVRARGLSVYLLVFMGGQAMGSLVWGLVANALGSVSALLWAAALLAVCALSTPWLPIRHNAEELDLTPAAFWPEPQLVVEPDPADGPVLILRSYDVPQENVEEFLAAMVFVGRSRQRTGAMEWRLYRDVGVLDRYVEAFVVRSWAEHMHQHQVRLTARDQLREQAVAKFTTGDDDQVTHLVAVDAR, from the coding sequence GTGAACGCTGCCGCAACGACTGCTCCAGGCTCTACCTGGGCGCCGATGCGTTCGCCGGTATACCGCGCGCTGTGGATCGCCCAGCTGGTGTCGAATCTCGGCACCTGGATGCAGACCGTCGGGGCGCAGTGGATCCTGGTCGACCAACCCAACGCCGCGGCGTTGGTGTCGTTCGTACAGACCGCCATCACGCTGCCGGTGATGCTGCTGGCTATCCCATCCGGGGTGATCGCCGACCTGGTGGATCGGCGCAGACTGCTGCTCGGCGCGCAGTCCACGATGGCGGTGCTCGCGACGATTCTCGCGGTCTCGACCGCGACTGGGCACACCACCCCGGGCGTGCTGTTGACCTTGTTGTTCCTGCTGGGCTGTGGGCAGGCGCTGACCGCGCCCGCGTGGCAGGCGATTCAGCCGGAACTGGTGTCGCGTGAGCAGATCCCGGCCGCCGCGGCGCTGGGCAGCATGAACATCAACATCGGAAGGGCGGTCGGCCCCGCGCTGGCCGGTGTGCTGGTCTCGCTGTCCGGGCCGACGCTGGTGTTCGCACTGAACGCGGTGTCGTTCGGCGGGATCGTCGCGGTCCTCACCGTCTGGCGCAGGCCGGCGAAGGATCGGCGACTGCCCACCGAACGTCCGCTCGCGGCGTTGCAGGCGGGCACCAGGTTCATCCGCGCCGCACCCGCGATCCGCCGGGTGCTGCTGCGCTCGATCCTGTTCATCGCGCCGGCCAGCGCGGTGTGGGCGCTGCTCCCGGTGATCGCGCGGGATCGGCTCGGGCTATCGTCCTCCGGCTACGGCCTGATGCTCGGCGCACTCGGGCTGGGCGCGGTGTTGGGTGCCGCCGCGTTGTCGCGACTGCGGAGTCTGCTGACTCCGACGCAGCGGCTGACCACGGCTGCGATCCTGTTCGGCCTCGCGACCGCGGGCACAGCGCTGCTGCGCGTGCTGCCCGCGGTGCTGGTGCTGCTGATCTTCGCCGGGCTTGCGTGGTTGCTGGCGATGTCCACGATGAACTCGACCATGCAGCTGCTTTTGCCCGCGTGGGTGCGTGCGCGCGGGCTCTCGGTGTACTTGCTGGTTTTCATGGGCGGTCAGGCGATGGGCTCGCTGGTCTGGGGCCTGGTCGCCAACGCGCTCGGGTCGGTGTCGGCACTGCTGTGGGCCGCGGCGCTCCTCGCGGTCTGTGCGCTGAGCACCCCGTGGTTACCGATTCGGCACAACGCCGAGGAGCTGGATCTGACCCCGGCGGCGTTCTGGCCGGAACCGCAGCTGGTCGTCGAACCCGATCCCGCCGACGGCCCGGTGCTGATCCTGCGCAGCTACGACGTGCCGCAGGAGAACGTCGAGGAATTCCTGGCCGCCATGGTTTTCGTCGGCCGGTCCAGGCAGCGCACCGGAGCTATGGAATGGCGTCTCTACCGTGACGTCGGGGTGCTCGACCGCTATGTGGAAGCGTTCGTCGTGCGGTCCTGGGCCGAGCACATGCACCAGCACCAGGTCCGGCTCACCGCACGGGACCAGCTGCGCGAGCAGGCCGTCGCGAAATTCACCACCGGTGACGACGACCAGGTCACCCACCTGGTCGCCGTCGACGCGCGCTAG
- a CDS encoding DMT family transporter gives MSTSVSTVGRSGLVYLVGAGMLWGTGGLLGTLLYQATGLSPVSVATCRLAVGGLLLVALLATTRRPWPRNPLAWRRVGAVAVLAATFQAAYFGAVAASSVSLATLITIGMSPVVVAVLEHLTGRNAVDGRRAVTIGIALCGLALLVGLPSGGVSAGGLLAGAALASAAAAAFAAVTVINAVPVPGLDAMTTTGLGFTGGALLLAPLAATSGLAFDPTAGSIALVLVLGLVPTAVAYTLYFRGLSNAGPGIAAVLALLEPLTGAVLAAVVLGERLTASGLAGAALLVVALLRAATPSRSTARVPDTATGRRWSRD, from the coding sequence ATGTCCACATCTGTGTCCACGGTCGGCCGTTCTGGGCTGGTCTACCTCGTCGGCGCCGGAATGCTTTGGGGCACCGGCGGTTTGCTCGGCACGCTGTTGTACCAGGCCACCGGCCTTTCCCCCGTTTCGGTAGCCACCTGCCGACTCGCCGTCGGCGGGCTGCTGTTAGTGGCGCTGCTGGCCACCACGAGGCGGCCCTGGCCACGAAACCCGTTGGCGTGGCGCAGAGTCGGCGCGGTCGCCGTGCTCGCGGCGACCTTTCAGGCGGCCTATTTCGGCGCTGTCGCGGCCTCCTCGGTCAGCCTGGCCACTCTGATCACCATCGGCATGTCGCCGGTGGTCGTCGCTGTGCTGGAACACCTCACCGGAAGGAACGCGGTGGACGGGCGTCGCGCCGTCACGATCGGCATCGCCCTGTGCGGTCTTGCGTTGCTGGTCGGTCTTCCCTCCGGTGGGGTCAGCGCGGGCGGCTTGCTTGCGGGCGCGGCGCTGGCGTCGGCGGCCGCGGCGGCGTTCGCGGCGGTCACCGTGATCAACGCGGTGCCGGTGCCGGGACTCGACGCGATGACCACTACGGGTCTCGGGTTCACCGGCGGCGCGCTGCTACTTGCCCCGCTCGCCGCGACTTCCGGCCTGGCGTTCGATCCGACGGCAGGCAGTATCGCGCTGGTCCTGGTGCTGGGTCTGGTGCCGACCGCGGTCGCGTACACGCTCTACTTCCGCGGGCTGTCGAACGCGGGGCCGGGGATCGCCGCGGTCCTCGCCCTGCTCGAACCGCTGACCGGCGCGGTGCTTGCCGCGGTGGTGCTCGGCGAACGGCTCACGGCGTCGGGGCTGGCAGGCGCCGCGCTGCTCGTCGTGGCGCTGCTCCGCGCCGCCACGCCCTCGCGGTCGACGGCGCGGGTTCCGGACACGGCGACGGGTCGGCGCTGGTCACGAGACTAA